The nucleotide window GATATAATTTAAGGGAAGGAACTTTAATCGAGTCATTTGAATGATTCTTCATCTGTATAAACCTTTTTAAATGATTGATACCTTTTTAATTAAGGTAAACTTTTTTAATCTTAATTTATATAAAAAATAATACTTGAATGCAATGAAAGAGCGGACTTGGCTCAAGGTAAATGGCGTCTTATTTCTATACTGCCATGATTTATGATTTTTTTGTATAAATTATTGCTAAGACCGACGGCAGTCTCTTCTGGAGATTATAAGTGAAATATACAGAAGTTTGCAACTTGCAGAAAATTAAAAAATGATATTATAATCTTCCGCACAGTGGATTTATTGAACCAATAACTGGTGCGAATTCAAAGTACAGGATCAAACATTTCAACCGTTAACACATAAAACAAGTATTGATAGGAGGAGACATGAAATTGAGATTAGCTGTATTTATTGTTGCAATTTTCACAATAGCCGGATGTTCAACTCTTGAAATAAAATCAAGTTCTAATTTGGATAATGCACATAAAACTGCTCTGCTTTATGAAGAACTGATTGAAGGCAAATCACCGGATACAGCTCAACTTACCCTTTTTTTTTCCAACATGCCAAAAGGCGGAGACCTGCACAATCATTATTCAGGAAGTATTTATGCGGAAACATATTTAGATTGGGTTAAAGATGCCGGTTATTGGATAGACAAAAACACACTTTATATCAGTAAAGCAACTACTGACAGCAGTATTTGCGTTGATGAATTACGTTCCGACAACAAGCTTTATAGAAAACTTTTAACCCTTTGGTCTGACAAAGACTACCAGAATCATTACCACTTGCAGCCACCCCCGGATGCTAATTTTTTTAATACATTCAGTTATTTTGGTCCAATTTCTCAGCATTACAACAAAGGCCTGATGATTTTAAAAGACCGGGCCATAAAAGAAAATGTCGGTTTTATAGAACTCATGCTTAAATCAGTCGGTTACTCATACTCTGATAAAGAATTTAATGAAAATTTTGATGAAAAAATCAGGAAAGCCGCCGATAATGAAGCTGTTTCATTACTTCTTGACGTAATGTCTTCGAGAATAGATGCAGACAATACTTTTAAAGAATCGGTTTATGGATTCATCAAGACAGTAGAAGAAGCTCATAAGGGTGTGGATGATGATCAATTTATGATGCGTTATCAAACATATGCATCAAGAAACAGTTCGCCAAGCAAAGTATTTTCAGCGCTGTATTCAGCATTTAAGGCTGTTGATCAATCCGATCTTCTGGTAGGGGTTAATATTGTCGGCCCTGAAAATGGTGTGGTTGCAATCGCGGATTATAATTTACACATGCAGATGTTTGCATACTTAAAAAAGAAATTCCCAAGCGTTAACAAATCATTGCACGCAGGCGAACTTACACTCGGCATGGTGCGCCCGAAAAATTTAAAGTTCCATATTTCTAAGGCCATACATACCGCCGGCGCTCAAAGGATAGGGCATGGTGTGGATTTGCCTTATGAAGACAACGCTATCAAGCTATTGCAGGAAATCAAAGAAAAATCGGTCATAGAGATCTGCTTTACCAGCAATGAATTTATATTGGGGGTTAAGGATAATGATCACCCTTATCTGATATATTCAAAATACGACGTTCCAATAGTTATATGTACAGACGATTCAGGAGTTTCCAGGAACAATTTAACCGGGGAATACGTTTTGCTGGCAGCAAGATATAAACCAAGCTATGAAAAGGTGAAAGAATATGTGTACAACAGCATTAAACATTCTTTCTTTTCAAAAAGCGATAAAAATTTATTAACCGATTCGCTTGACGCTCGTTTTGAAAAATTTGAAGCTGAGATGTCCGGGTATTCCGATTTAATACTTAAGTAAAGAGTGCTGACAATTGCTTGCACAAATGATCCCGGGGTGGACAAAAACAAAAGCCGTTTTGCAAACAATCCAGCAGGCAAAAGGGCTGCAAAAATGGATAGAACAGTCAACCGGAGATAAACATTATGCAACTCCGGTTTTAGCTATACCTGGATGGTATATAAATACTTCTGCCAAACCGAGAAAATTAAGGATCAGCAACAAGAAAAATCTTGGTTTTCTTGCAAAAAAGAAGATTGTATTAACTAAAAAAACAGGTGGCTGTTATTTCATTTCAGATCGAAAAAATGTATCGTACCATAAAAGGTAAAGCTTATAATAAGAAATAAATGCAAAAATCAAAATACTTTTTAGCGATTTACGGGCTTTGGCTTGGATGGTATAAAAATTAAAACTTTTACTTGAGAAGGAAAAATCAGATATGTCTTCATTAAGCAAAACATTTTTTAATGAACAACACAGGGCACTGGGTGCCACAATGGTTGATTTCGGCGGCTGGGACATGCCGGTACAATATGAAAAAGGAGTTATTCAGGAACACTTGGCTACCCGTAAGAGTTCAGGACTTTTTGACGTGTCCCATATGGGACGGTTTATTATCAGCGGAAAAGATAGACTGCCATTTCTCCAGCGGGTGCTGACCAACAATGCCGGGGCTCTTGAAGTGGGCGAGAGCCAGTACACCATCATACCGGATAAAAACGGACATGCTGTTGATGATGCCTATCTCTACCGGTTTCATGAAGACAACTACCTGCTGGTGGTCAATGCATCCAACCGTGAAAAGGACTGGAACCATTTTATGGAACAGGCCAAAAAATTTGATGATCTTCAATTAAAGGATCA belongs to Desulfobacula toluolica Tol2 and includes:
- a CDS encoding amidohydrolase family protein, which gives rise to MKLRLAVFIVAIFTIAGCSTLEIKSSSNLDNAHKTALLYEELIEGKSPDTAQLTLFFSNMPKGGDLHNHYSGSIYAETYLDWVKDAGYWIDKNTLYISKATTDSSICVDELRSDNKLYRKLLTLWSDKDYQNHYHLQPPPDANFFNTFSYFGPISQHYNKGLMILKDRAIKENVGFIELMLKSVGYSYSDKEFNENFDEKIRKAADNEAVSLLLDVMSSRIDADNTFKESVYGFIKTVEEAHKGVDDDQFMMRYQTYASRNSSPSKVFSALYSAFKAVDQSDLLVGVNIVGPENGVVAIADYNLHMQMFAYLKKKFPSVNKSLHAGELTLGMVRPKNLKFHISKAIHTAGAQRIGHGVDLPYEDNAIKLLQEIKEKSVIEICFTSNEFILGVKDNDHPYLIYSKYDVPIVICTDDSGVSRNNLTGEYVLLAARYKPSYEKVKEYVYNSIKHSFFSKSDKNLLTDSLDARFEKFEAEMSGYSDLILK